One genomic window of Metopolophium dirhodum isolate CAU chromosome 4, ASM1992520v1, whole genome shotgun sequence includes the following:
- the LOC132943513 gene encoding transmembrane protein 104 homolog, giving the protein MSSLYSTPIGLIFVFNLIIGPGSLTLPAVVQETGWLLSGIFIATMAFLSYITFTFVIEAITITNSITQLRKLQMMKSVTRVLKSCKDMMPQVSSVNYDRLSNASTDSYNSDNEAPIFDNPVLPTSSSLLDFPPESVELLSLDNRIEMGEMVAVLLPPFAKVMFFFSISGYLFGDLSIYYKAIGQSLVDFTCDHKSNNNSANKSDLCWENSSYTKHEIYLSYLMLYILIIGPFTFFSAQKTKYLQVVGFFMRIIAIIAMVVLATIRLISPTQKHGYTPASNFMAMPQLIGASIYAFMCHHSIPSVISPIKNKNKILLKVAANFLLVYTLYMCLCMTGVFAFPKVNELYTINFTPSQDTGLFYKLIDSILVLFPVLTISISFPVIAITLRNNIQVMFLPSDAHWIWKRIVIPLFSLITPVLLAAFVSRLEVLVSIVAVYAGTGIQYATPALLVMAARAEIPQQVAAIKNDYCSPFKSKYWPLCILIWTVICVIVLTISLISKEFQ; this is encoded by the exons ATGAGTTCCCTATACTCGACGCCC ATCGGTTTGATCTTTGTTTTTAACCTGATTATTGGGCCGGGTTCACTGACGTTGCCAGCTGTTGTTCAAGAAACTGGATGGCTTTTGAGTGGTATATTTATTGCTACTATGGCTTTTTTaag ttacaTTACATTCACATTCGTTATAGAAGCAATCACGATTACAAATTCTATAACACAACTTCGCAAATTACAAATGATGAAAAGTGTTACCAGGGTATTGAAATCG tgtaaGGACATGATGCCACAAGTTTCATCAGTTAACTATGACAGACTTTCGAATGCTAGTACGGATAGTTATAACAGTGACAATGAAGCGCCTATTTTTGACAATCCAGTGTTACCTACATCTA GTTCTTTATTGGACTTTCCTCCTGAATCTGTTGAATTGCTTTCACTTGATAATAGAATagaaatg GGTGAAATGGTAGCAGTACTACTGCCTCCGTTTGCTAaagtgatgttttttttttccatcagTGGCTATTTATTTGGTGATTTATCTATTTACTATAAAGCAATTGGACAATCACTTGTAGACTTCACATG tgatcacaaatcaaataataattctgcTAATAAGTCAGATTTGTGTTGGGAAAATTCATCTTATACTAAACATGAAATTTATTTAAGCTATTTG ATGCTGTATATCTTAATAATAGGACCATTCACATTTTTTAGTGCCCAAAAGACTAAATACTTACAAGTTGTAGGTTTTTTCATGCGCATCATTG ctaTTATTGCAATGGTTGTTCTAGCAACAATACGACTGATTTCTCCAACCCAAAAGCATGGATATACACCAGCATCAAACTTTATGGCTATGCCACAATTAATAGGCGCTTCGATTTATGCGTTTATGTGTCATCATTCTATTCCGTCTGTGATTTCAccaatcaaaaacaaaaacaaaatactgcTAAAAGTGGCAGCTAACTTCTTGTTAGTATACACGTTGTACATGTGCTTGTGTATGACAGGTGTTTTTGCATTCCCAAAAGTTAATGAATTATATACCATCAATTTCACACCATCACAAGATACtggattattttataaactgatCGATTCAATATTGGTTCTTTTTCCTGTACTTACAATCAGTATTAGTTTTCCAGTTATTGCAATTACATTAAGAAATAATATCCAA GTGATGTTTCTTCCAAGCGATGCTCATTGGATCTGGAAGCGAATAGTTATACCACTATTCTCCTTAATTACACCTGTGCTACTAGCGGCTTTTGTGTCACGTCTTGAAGTTTTA gTTTCGATTGTCGCTGTCTATGCTGGTACTGGTATTCAATATGCAACCCCTGCATTATTAGTCATGGCTGCACGTGCTGAAATTCCACAACAGGTGGCtgcaattaaaaatgattattgctCACCTTTCAAGTCTAAATATTGGCCACTGTGCATTTTGATATGGACGGTGATATGTGTGATAGTATTGACAATTTCCTTGATAAGTAAAGAATTCCAATGA
- the LOC132943796 gene encoding E3 ubiquitin-protein ligase ZNF598 isoform X2 produces MDRRPSSYKSRPASSKPSGSSCVICFKIQSIYSIGTCDHPVCYECSTTMRVLCDQKECPICRRILTKVIFTKDELDLFKNLEERSYPRYNKKYGIAFGDLSVENSFDQLLRCYCKKCYERPEFTAFEQLATHMERNHRLYACRLCVNNLKIFPSQRRWYNYDELTRHEECGDTDNTSHRGHPECQFCKVRYLDKDELYKHLRKEHFFCHFCDADGIQDYYMTYDWLRKHYFDKHYLCEEGNCINEQYTSVFRTSIDLQAHKAQTHSRDLGKQGYKEARTLKLEFTLRPRHNPTVEAGRPNQYQPPRPRQPPSDYSYNNSYNNNNNYSGGQESSAATSSDRAINVRNTADFPSLNGQHTTVLPCARTRKQNQSVNTRDLHSFPALGQDPQPSVAPKAQKPPVNSIRMAAVLKKPAEPPKPDRNKDAKVPSGPRLPNQARDFPSLDGNQNHQPQQQQQNLQHPRLAANKEMAAASGSGGGSWVSKAKTGNESEKKKVKKEPAAIKKKIAEAPKVPGPSDFPNLNKKYEPSKSNLAKLGGNKKKSENSKKIASAEINVNGSGSGTVQNGKKNLPTVDSNSSNKENCNKPNTKTVNAVQMCNGEIKTATSTNNKAVAGKTEVTKPAAAAPVEVPKREQSKKKESAAVGRTAAQPDEESVSDANNPKDKKKRKKNENRGEQQQQQPTSTGHQQQENHHQQQLQNNYIKTATPKIPPGFENAYQQPPQQQVRAPPGLSGNRGPSPAAQNHHRVKAPPGLSLSDSGGDGGKPSEYLHPVGSSVRNKVLINNLMAALIPARDERFDTFEKFKEMSTLFRKHVITAFDFYSYCVEALAPHSFESVFQELVLLLPDIQKQRELLFIYNRNSRHEMNVEVCKHCRQVLKASELESHQSVHSSTARS; encoded by the exons ATGGACCGAAGACCATCATCTTACAAATCGCGTCCAGCGTCGTCCAAACCATCAGGTTCTAGTTGcgttatatgttttaaaattcaatCAATTTATTCAATTGGTACGTGTGATCATCCTGTATGCTATGAGTGTTCAACTACTATGAGAGTGCTTTGCGATCAAAAGGAGTGTCCGATATGCAGACGAATACTGACCAag GTTATTTTTACCAAAGATGAGTtggatttgtttaaaaatttggaagAACGTTCATATCCCCGTTATAACAAAAAGTACGGAATTGCATTTGGTGATCTTTCTGTGGAAAATTCATTTGATCAATTACTGCGTTGCTActgtaaaaaatgttatgaacgtCCAGAGTTTACAGCATTTGAACAATTAGCTACACATATGGAACGAAACCATCGTCTTTATGCTTGTCGTCTTTGTGTGAataatttaaag atatttcCAAGTCAAAGACGTTGGTATAACTATGATGAGTTAACTAGACATGAAGAATGTGGAGACACCGATAATACATCTCACCGGGGCCATCCTGAATGTCAATTTTGTAAAGTTCGTTACTTAGACAAAGACGAGCTCTATAAACATCTAAGGAAAGAGCATTTCTTTTGTCATTTTTGCGATGCTGATGGTATACAAGACTACTACAT GACATATGACTGGTTGAGAaagcattattttgataaaCACTACCTTTGCGAAGAGGGAAATtgtatcaatgaacaatatacaTCAGTTTTTCGTACGTCAATCGATTTACAAG CTCATAAAGCGCAAACACACAGCAGAGATTTGGGAAAACAAGGATACAAAGAAGCTCGTACcttaaaacttgaatttacCTTACGACCGCGACACAATCCGACCGTTGAAGCAGGCAGACCAAACCAATACCAACCACCCCGACCCCGCCAACCACCATCTGATTATTc TTACAACAATAgctacaataacaacaacaactatTCCGGCGGGCAAGAGTCATCCGCAGCGACCTCATCGGATCGTGCAATCAACGTGCGCAACACCGCTGACTTTCCGTCGTTGAATGGTCAGCACACGACCGTGTTGCCATGTGCCCGCACCAGGAAACAAAACCAATCGGTCAACACACGAGATTTACATTCGTTCCCGGCCTTGGGACAGGACCCGCAGCCGTCGGTGGCGCCCAAGGCTCAGAAACCACCAGTGAACAGCATCCGAATGGCCGCAGTGCTTAAGAAACCAGCGGAACCCCCTAAACCGGACCGAAACAAAGACGCCAAGGTGCCTTCAGGCCCACGGTTGCCCAACCAGGCCAGGGACTTTCCGTCGCTAGACGGCAACCAAAACCACCAGccacagcagcagcaacaaaaCCTGCAACACCCCAGGCTGGCCGCCAACAAGGAGATGGCGGCGGCCAGTGGTTCGGGCGGTGGCAGTTGGGTGTCTAAAGCCAAGACGGGAAATGAGAGTGagaaaaaaaaggttaaaaaaGAACCAGCGGCCATCAAGAAGAAAATAGCAGAGGCGCCCAAGGTCCCAGGCCCGTCGGACtttccaaatttgaacaaaaaatatgaaCCGTCCAAGAGCAACCTGGCAAAGTTGGGCGGCAACAAGAAGAAATCGGAAAACTCGAAGAAAATCGCGTCGGCAGAAATTAACGTCAACGGCAGTGGCAGTGGTACTGTTCAAAACGGGAAAAAAAACCTTCCAACCGTGGACAGCAACAGCAGCAATAAGGAAAACTGCAACAAGCCCAATACGAAAACCGTCAACGCGGTACAGATGTGCAACGGCGAAATCAAGACGGCTACTTCAACGAATAATAAGGCGGTCGCCGGCAAGACTGAAGTGACAAAGCCCGCCGCCGCAGCCCCGGTAGAAGTGCCGAAGAGAGAGCAGTCCAAGAAGAAAGAGTCTGCTGCGGTCGGTCGAACGGCGGCTCAACCCGACGAAGAATCCGTGTCGGACGCCAACAACCCAAAGGACAAGAAAAAGAGGAAGAAGAACGAAAATCGAGGagaacaacaacagcaacaacctACCTCAACCGGGCACCAGCAGCAGGAAAATCATCACCAGCAACAACTGCAGAACAATTATATCAAAACGGCGACGCCGAAAATACCGCCGGGCTTCGAGAACGCGTACCAGCAGCCGCCACAACAACAGGTCAGAGCCCCTCCCGGGCTGTCGGGTAATCGTGGACCGTCGCCCGCAGCGCAGAACCATCACCGGGTCAAAGCGCCGCCCGGTCTGTCGTTGTCGGACAGCGGAGGCGACGGCGGTAAACCGTCCGAGTACTTGCATCCGGTCGGCTCGTCCGTCCGGAACAAAGTGCTCATCAACAACCTAATGGCCGCGCTCATACCTGCCCGTGACGAACGTTTTGACACTTTCGAGAAGTTCAAAGAGATGTCAACGCTGTTCCGCAAACATGTCATCACCGCGTTCGATTTCTACTCGTACTGTGTCGAAGCACTGGCCCCGCACAGCTTTGAGTCCGTATTCCAGGAACTCGTGTTGTTGTTGCCCGACATCCAAAAGCAGCGG GAATTGCTGTTCATCTACAACCGGAACAGCAGACACGAAATGAACGTAGAAGTGTGCAAACACTGTCGCCAAGTGTTGAAGGCTAGTGAATTGGAATCACACCAGTCCGTTCACAGTTCGACTGCGCGCAGTTGA
- the LOC132943796 gene encoding E3 ubiquitin-protein ligase ZNF598 isoform X1, producing MYPAHTFKEMDRRPSSYKSRPASSKPSGSSCVICFKIQSIYSIGTCDHPVCYECSTTMRVLCDQKECPICRRILTKVIFTKDELDLFKNLEERSYPRYNKKYGIAFGDLSVENSFDQLLRCYCKKCYERPEFTAFEQLATHMERNHRLYACRLCVNNLKIFPSQRRWYNYDELTRHEECGDTDNTSHRGHPECQFCKVRYLDKDELYKHLRKEHFFCHFCDADGIQDYYMTYDWLRKHYFDKHYLCEEGNCINEQYTSVFRTSIDLQAHKAQTHSRDLGKQGYKEARTLKLEFTLRPRHNPTVEAGRPNQYQPPRPRQPPSDYSYNNSYNNNNNYSGGQESSAATSSDRAINVRNTADFPSLNGQHTTVLPCARTRKQNQSVNTRDLHSFPALGQDPQPSVAPKAQKPPVNSIRMAAVLKKPAEPPKPDRNKDAKVPSGPRLPNQARDFPSLDGNQNHQPQQQQQNLQHPRLAANKEMAAASGSGGGSWVSKAKTGNESEKKKVKKEPAAIKKKIAEAPKVPGPSDFPNLNKKYEPSKSNLAKLGGNKKKSENSKKIASAEINVNGSGSGTVQNGKKNLPTVDSNSSNKENCNKPNTKTVNAVQMCNGEIKTATSTNNKAVAGKTEVTKPAAAAPVEVPKREQSKKKESAAVGRTAAQPDEESVSDANNPKDKKKRKKNENRGEQQQQQPTSTGHQQQENHHQQQLQNNYIKTATPKIPPGFENAYQQPPQQQVRAPPGLSGNRGPSPAAQNHHRVKAPPGLSLSDSGGDGGKPSEYLHPVGSSVRNKVLINNLMAALIPARDERFDTFEKFKEMSTLFRKHVITAFDFYSYCVEALAPHSFESVFQELVLLLPDIQKQRELLFIYNRNSRHEMNVEVCKHCRQVLKASELESHQSVHSSTARS from the exons ATGTACCCGGCTCACACATTTAAAG AAATGGACCGAAGACCATCATCTTACAAATCGCGTCCAGCGTCGTCCAAACCATCAGGTTCTAGTTGcgttatatgttttaaaattcaatCAATTTATTCAATTGGTACGTGTGATCATCCTGTATGCTATGAGTGTTCAACTACTATGAGAGTGCTTTGCGATCAAAAGGAGTGTCCGATATGCAGACGAATACTGACCAag GTTATTTTTACCAAAGATGAGTtggatttgtttaaaaatttggaagAACGTTCATATCCCCGTTATAACAAAAAGTACGGAATTGCATTTGGTGATCTTTCTGTGGAAAATTCATTTGATCAATTACTGCGTTGCTActgtaaaaaatgttatgaacgtCCAGAGTTTACAGCATTTGAACAATTAGCTACACATATGGAACGAAACCATCGTCTTTATGCTTGTCGTCTTTGTGTGAataatttaaag atatttcCAAGTCAAAGACGTTGGTATAACTATGATGAGTTAACTAGACATGAAGAATGTGGAGACACCGATAATACATCTCACCGGGGCCATCCTGAATGTCAATTTTGTAAAGTTCGTTACTTAGACAAAGACGAGCTCTATAAACATCTAAGGAAAGAGCATTTCTTTTGTCATTTTTGCGATGCTGATGGTATACAAGACTACTACAT GACATATGACTGGTTGAGAaagcattattttgataaaCACTACCTTTGCGAAGAGGGAAATtgtatcaatgaacaatatacaTCAGTTTTTCGTACGTCAATCGATTTACAAG CTCATAAAGCGCAAACACACAGCAGAGATTTGGGAAAACAAGGATACAAAGAAGCTCGTACcttaaaacttgaatttacCTTACGACCGCGACACAATCCGACCGTTGAAGCAGGCAGACCAAACCAATACCAACCACCCCGACCCCGCCAACCACCATCTGATTATTc TTACAACAATAgctacaataacaacaacaactatTCCGGCGGGCAAGAGTCATCCGCAGCGACCTCATCGGATCGTGCAATCAACGTGCGCAACACCGCTGACTTTCCGTCGTTGAATGGTCAGCACACGACCGTGTTGCCATGTGCCCGCACCAGGAAACAAAACCAATCGGTCAACACACGAGATTTACATTCGTTCCCGGCCTTGGGACAGGACCCGCAGCCGTCGGTGGCGCCCAAGGCTCAGAAACCACCAGTGAACAGCATCCGAATGGCCGCAGTGCTTAAGAAACCAGCGGAACCCCCTAAACCGGACCGAAACAAAGACGCCAAGGTGCCTTCAGGCCCACGGTTGCCCAACCAGGCCAGGGACTTTCCGTCGCTAGACGGCAACCAAAACCACCAGccacagcagcagcaacaaaaCCTGCAACACCCCAGGCTGGCCGCCAACAAGGAGATGGCGGCGGCCAGTGGTTCGGGCGGTGGCAGTTGGGTGTCTAAAGCCAAGACGGGAAATGAGAGTGagaaaaaaaaggttaaaaaaGAACCAGCGGCCATCAAGAAGAAAATAGCAGAGGCGCCCAAGGTCCCAGGCCCGTCGGACtttccaaatttgaacaaaaaatatgaaCCGTCCAAGAGCAACCTGGCAAAGTTGGGCGGCAACAAGAAGAAATCGGAAAACTCGAAGAAAATCGCGTCGGCAGAAATTAACGTCAACGGCAGTGGCAGTGGTACTGTTCAAAACGGGAAAAAAAACCTTCCAACCGTGGACAGCAACAGCAGCAATAAGGAAAACTGCAACAAGCCCAATACGAAAACCGTCAACGCGGTACAGATGTGCAACGGCGAAATCAAGACGGCTACTTCAACGAATAATAAGGCGGTCGCCGGCAAGACTGAAGTGACAAAGCCCGCCGCCGCAGCCCCGGTAGAAGTGCCGAAGAGAGAGCAGTCCAAGAAGAAAGAGTCTGCTGCGGTCGGTCGAACGGCGGCTCAACCCGACGAAGAATCCGTGTCGGACGCCAACAACCCAAAGGACAAGAAAAAGAGGAAGAAGAACGAAAATCGAGGagaacaacaacagcaacaacctACCTCAACCGGGCACCAGCAGCAGGAAAATCATCACCAGCAACAACTGCAGAACAATTATATCAAAACGGCGACGCCGAAAATACCGCCGGGCTTCGAGAACGCGTACCAGCAGCCGCCACAACAACAGGTCAGAGCCCCTCCCGGGCTGTCGGGTAATCGTGGACCGTCGCCCGCAGCGCAGAACCATCACCGGGTCAAAGCGCCGCCCGGTCTGTCGTTGTCGGACAGCGGAGGCGACGGCGGTAAACCGTCCGAGTACTTGCATCCGGTCGGCTCGTCCGTCCGGAACAAAGTGCTCATCAACAACCTAATGGCCGCGCTCATACCTGCCCGTGACGAACGTTTTGACACTTTCGAGAAGTTCAAAGAGATGTCAACGCTGTTCCGCAAACATGTCATCACCGCGTTCGATTTCTACTCGTACTGTGTCGAAGCACTGGCCCCGCACAGCTTTGAGTCCGTATTCCAGGAACTCGTGTTGTTGTTGCCCGACATCCAAAAGCAGCGG GAATTGCTGTTCATCTACAACCGGAACAGCAGACACGAAATGAACGTAGAAGTGTGCAAACACTGTCGCCAAGTGTTGAAGGCTAGTGAATTGGAATCACACCAGTCCGTTCACAGTTCGACTGCGCGCAGTTGA